The Lentzea guizhouensis genome contains a region encoding:
- a CDS encoding SDR family NAD(P)-dependent oxidoreductase encodes MGEERPGEVIVVTGASSGFGALTVRRLGLAGHTVYAGMRETTGRNAAAVAELGAFAQEHDADLHAVDLDVLSQESADAAIALVVAEQGRLDVVVHSAGHMVTGPAEAFTPEQYAQLYDTNVLGTQRVNRAALPHLRGQRSGHVVWVGSSSTRGGTPPYLAPYFAAKAAMDAVAVSYRAELLRFGIETTIVVPGAFTHGTNHFAHSGTPADTGTAQAYEELYPGLMDQVGARLAELEPSWADVGAVADAIVDVVGAAKPPFRVHVDPSDDGAEVVNKVADRVRSEFLRRVELADLI; translated from the coding sequence ATGGGCGAGGAGCGGCCAGGCGAGGTCATCGTCGTCACCGGCGCGTCCAGCGGGTTCGGGGCGCTCACCGTGCGCAGGCTCGGCCTGGCCGGGCACACCGTCTACGCGGGCATGCGCGAGACCACCGGGCGCAACGCCGCCGCCGTCGCCGAGCTCGGGGCGTTCGCCCAGGAGCACGACGCCGACCTGCACGCCGTCGACCTAGACGTGCTGTCGCAGGAGTCGGCCGACGCGGCGATCGCGCTGGTCGTCGCCGAGCAGGGCCGCCTCGACGTGGTCGTGCACAGCGCCGGCCACATGGTCACCGGCCCGGCCGAGGCGTTCACGCCGGAGCAGTACGCGCAGCTCTACGACACCAACGTGCTCGGCACCCAGCGGGTCAACCGCGCCGCGCTGCCCCACCTGCGCGGGCAGCGCTCCGGGCACGTCGTGTGGGTCGGCAGCAGCTCGACCCGCGGCGGCACTCCCCCGTACCTGGCGCCGTACTTCGCGGCCAAGGCGGCGATGGACGCGGTGGCCGTGAGCTACCGGGCCGAGCTGCTGCGGTTCGGCATCGAGACCACGATCGTCGTGCCGGGCGCGTTCACCCACGGCACCAACCACTTCGCGCACAGCGGCACGCCCGCCGACACCGGCACCGCGCAGGCCTACGAGGAGCTCTACCCCGGCCTGATGGACCAGGTCGGCGCCCGGCTGGCCGAGCTGGAACCGTCGTGGGCGGACGTCGGCGCGGTCGCGGACGCGATCGTGGACGTGGTGGGCGCGGCCAAGCCGCCGTTCCGCGTGCACGTCGACCCGTCCGACGACGGCGCCGAGGTCGTGAACAAGGTGGCCGACCGCGTGCGCAGCGAGTTCCTGCGCCGGGTCGAGCTCGCCGACCTGATCTAG
- a CDS encoding TetR/AcrR family transcriptional regulator, whose amino-acid sequence MDTRERLVKAAADLLIEGGKEAVSTRAVASAAGVQAPTLYRLFGDKDGLLDAVAAHGFSDYLATKHAMGASDDPVDDLRRGWELHIGFGLARPAFYLLMYGEPRKRAARLEADAMLRDIISRIASAGRLTVPVEQAAQFVHAAGMGVVLALIATPEQERDLGLITFSREQVIRAITSEASPEGASDIPSRAIALKVALEEEPPLMLSPAERAMLAEWLDRVAK is encoded by the coding sequence ATGGACACGCGGGAGCGTCTGGTGAAGGCGGCGGCCGACCTGTTGATCGAGGGCGGCAAGGAGGCCGTCTCCACGCGCGCGGTCGCGTCGGCGGCAGGTGTGCAGGCACCGACGCTGTACCGGCTGTTCGGCGACAAGGACGGTCTGCTCGACGCCGTGGCCGCCCACGGCTTCTCCGACTACCTCGCGACCAAGCACGCGATGGGCGCGAGCGACGACCCGGTCGACGACCTGCGCCGCGGCTGGGAGCTGCACATCGGCTTCGGCCTCGCGCGCCCGGCGTTCTACCTGCTGATGTACGGCGAGCCGCGCAAGCGCGCGGCACGCCTGGAGGCGGACGCGATGCTCCGCGACATCATCAGCCGGATCGCCTCGGCCGGCCGCCTGACGGTGCCGGTGGAGCAGGCGGCGCAGTTCGTGCACGCGGCCGGGATGGGCGTGGTGCTGGCGCTGATCGCGACGCCGGAGCAGGAGCGCGACCTGGGGCTGATCACGTTCTCGCGGGAGCAGGTGATCAGGGCGATCACGTCGGAGGCGTCGCCGGAGGGGGCGAGCGACATCCCGAGCCGGGCGATCGCGTTGAAGGTGGCGCTGGAGGAGGAGCCGCCGCTGATGCTGTCGCCGGCGGAGCGGGCGATGCTGGCGGAGTGGCTGGACCGGGTGGCCAAGTAG
- a CDS encoding NPP1 family protein, protein MRKKLLAALAGALLITTLFPGIALADPPQAIPANFTAEDGKWQPAFDYDGDGCYPTPAISPTGQVAPGLKNSGALNGNCHDQWDLDNTNSYSRSKCNNGWCAYLYDLYFEKDQAVPGWDCCGHRHDIEHVVVWVQNGVAQYVSTSEHGKYKTHPRANVQWEGTHPKIIYHKDGASTHCFRLAGAGEQAENHYGVYQYPDLVSWDRFPAGVRDVLVNANFGSASLAIKDSAFNHNLGQAKPAGIPFDPNA, encoded by the coding sequence TTGAGGAAGAAGCTCCTAGCCGCACTGGCCGGCGCGCTCCTGATCACCACCCTGTTCCCCGGCATCGCACTCGCCGACCCGCCGCAGGCCATCCCCGCCAACTTCACCGCGGAGGACGGCAAGTGGCAGCCGGCGTTCGACTACGACGGTGACGGCTGCTACCCGACCCCGGCGATCTCGCCGACCGGCCAGGTCGCGCCCGGCCTGAAGAACTCGGGCGCACTGAACGGCAACTGCCACGACCAGTGGGACTTGGACAACACCAACTCCTACAGCCGCTCCAAGTGCAACAACGGCTGGTGTGCCTACCTGTACGACCTGTACTTCGAGAAGGACCAGGCCGTGCCGGGCTGGGACTGCTGCGGCCACCGCCACGACATCGAGCACGTGGTCGTCTGGGTGCAGAACGGTGTCGCCCAGTACGTCTCGACCTCGGAGCACGGCAAGTACAAGACCCACCCGCGCGCGAACGTGCAGTGGGAAGGCACCCACCCGAAGATCATCTACCACAAGGACGGCGCCAGCACGCACTGCTTCCGCCTCGCGGGCGCCGGTGAGCAGGCCGAGAACCACTACGGCGTCTACCAGTACCCGGACCTGGTGAGCTGGGACCGGTTCCCGGCCGGTGTGCGGGACGTCCTGGTGAACGCGAACTTCGGCAGCGCGTCACTGGCGATCAAGGACAGCGCGTTCAACCACAACCTCGGTCAGGCGAAGCCGGCCGGGATCCCGTTCGACCCGAACGCCTGA
- a CDS encoding MOSC domain-containing protein, producing the protein MAARREVEIVALHASAVHAYEGRPSDGPRPDPGPVRRDHVEVRAKLGIVGDRYFNRPAHRNAAVTFLAAESLDPWPVDPVVARRNVVVRGFDVDALPRGAVFSLDSGDGPVRFEVHRPANPCAWMNAVIAPGAFKALRGKGGKRCVPLDDGVLRAGTAVLDIVSA; encoded by the coding sequence GTGGCAGCTCGGCGAGAAGTAGAGATCGTCGCGCTGCACGCGTCCGCCGTGCACGCCTACGAGGGCCGTCCGTCGGACGGCCCTCGTCCCGATCCGGGGCCCGTCCGGCGTGACCACGTCGAGGTGCGCGCGAAGCTCGGGATCGTGGGGGACCGGTACTTCAACCGCCCGGCGCACCGCAACGCGGCGGTCACGTTCCTCGCGGCCGAGTCGCTGGACCCGTGGCCGGTCGACCCGGTGGTGGCGCGCAGGAACGTGGTCGTCCGCGGGTTCGACGTGGACGCGCTGCCCCGCGGCGCCGTGTTCAGCCTGGACAGCGGGGACGGGCCGGTGCGGTTCGAGGTGCACCGGCCGGCGAACCCGTGCGCCTGGATGAACGCGGTCATCGCGCCCGGCGCGTTCAAGGCGTTGCGCGGCAAGGGCGGCAAGCGCTGCGTGCCGCTGGACGACGGGGTGCTGCGCGCCGGGACAGCGGTGCTCGACATAGTGAGCGCATGA
- the msrA gene encoding peptide-methionine (S)-S-oxide reductase MsrA: MTEKAVLAGGCFWGMQDLFRRHPGVVSTRVGYTGDPSTPNATYRRHGNHAEAIEIVFDPAQLSYRQVLEFFFQIHDPSTRDRQGNDIGASYRSAIFFETDEQKRVAEETIADVDASGRWPGKVVTEVTQASDFWEAEPEHQDYLERYPNGYTCHYVRPQWQLGEK, from the coding sequence GTGACGGAGAAGGCTGTTCTCGCGGGCGGCTGTTTCTGGGGCATGCAAGACCTGTTCCGCCGCCACCCCGGCGTCGTCTCCACGCGCGTCGGCTACACCGGCGACCCCAGCACGCCCAACGCGACCTACCGCCGCCACGGCAACCACGCCGAGGCGATCGAGATCGTGTTCGACCCGGCGCAGCTGAGCTACCGGCAGGTGCTCGAGTTCTTCTTCCAGATCCACGACCCGTCGACCCGCGACCGCCAGGGCAACGACATCGGCGCGAGCTACCGGTCGGCGATCTTCTTCGAGACCGACGAGCAGAAGCGCGTCGCCGAGGAGACGATCGCGGACGTCGACGCGTCCGGCAGGTGGCCGGGCAAGGTCGTCACCGAGGTCACGCAGGCGTCGGACTTCTGGGAGGCGGAGCCGGAGCACCAGGACTACCTGGAGCGCTACCCCAACGGCTACACCTGCCACTACGTCAGGCCGCAGTGGCAGCTCGGCGAGAAGTAG
- a CDS encoding SDR family oxidoreductase — MTRVAVVTGGSRGIGRATAERLAADGQAVVIVYAGNKAEADKAVAEITSKGGQAVAAQADVADEKAVAAVFDLAEQTFGGVDVVVNSAGIMPLGTVADMDLDTFDKIMRTNARGTFVVAQQAARRLRSGGALVNISSSVVGLRFPQYGAYAMSKGGVEALTLVLARELRGRDVTVNVVAPGPTATDLFLDGKDQATIDNLAKQAPLERIGTPDDIAEVISFLAGPARWINGQVVRANGGII; from the coding sequence ATGACGCGCGTTGCAGTCGTCACCGGCGGATCGCGGGGTATCGGACGGGCCACCGCCGAGCGCCTCGCCGCGGACGGGCAGGCCGTCGTCATCGTCTACGCCGGCAACAAGGCGGAGGCCGACAAGGCGGTCGCGGAGATCACGTCGAAGGGCGGTCAGGCCGTTGCGGCTCAGGCCGACGTCGCCGACGAGAAGGCCGTCGCGGCGGTGTTCGACCTCGCCGAGCAGACCTTCGGTGGTGTCGACGTGGTGGTGAACTCGGCCGGCATCATGCCGCTCGGCACGGTGGCGGACATGGACCTCGACACGTTCGACAAGATCATGCGCACCAACGCCCGCGGCACGTTCGTCGTCGCGCAGCAGGCCGCGCGCCGGCTGCGTTCCGGTGGAGCGCTCGTGAACATCTCGTCCTCGGTGGTGGGCCTGCGGTTCCCGCAGTACGGCGCCTACGCCATGTCCAAGGGCGGCGTCGAGGCGCTGACCCTGGTGCTGGCCCGCGAACTGCGCGGCCGGGACGTCACCGTCAACGTCGTCGCGCCCGGCCCCACGGCCACCGACCTGTTCCTCGACGGCAAGGACCAGGCGACGATCGACAACCTCGCGAAGCAGGCGCCGCTCGAGCGAATCGGCACGCCCGACGACATCGCCGAGGTCATCTCCTTCCTGGCGGGTCCCGCCCGCTGGATCAACGGCCAGGTCGTGCGTGCGAACGGAGGCATCATCTGA
- a CDS encoding AI-2E family transporter, producing the protein MDRNRRWTDKGEAIGHGVSWLARWSLRVALAALGFWMLAWLVGKLWVVVMPVLLALLITTVLWPPARWLMSKGLNSALAATIVLVGGLVVLGGVVAAISSSIASGVPEIARSAQDAVQQAQKWVAGPPFNLKDTDLDRLIDQGVQQVKASIGSIANGLLTGAGAVGSGLVTGLVALLLAFFFVKDGMRFTPWLRGLVGERAGAHLTTVLERVWATLGSFIRSQAAVSLIDAVLIGAGLLILGVPLAVPLAALTFLGGFIPIVGAFIAGALAVLVALVSNGLTTAIIMLVIVVVVQQVEGNVLQPILQSRGLRLHAAVVLLVVTAGTSIYGIAGAFFSVPVAAAVAVVMRYLGEVIEARSVAPVMDTSQVDGDEPGKPERSPE; encoded by the coding sequence GTGGATCGCAATCGCAGGTGGACGGACAAGGGCGAGGCCATCGGGCACGGCGTGAGCTGGCTCGCGCGGTGGAGTCTGCGGGTCGCGCTGGCCGCTCTCGGCTTCTGGATGCTGGCGTGGCTGGTCGGCAAGCTGTGGGTCGTGGTGATGCCGGTGTTGCTGGCCCTGCTCATCACGACGGTCCTGTGGCCGCCGGCGCGGTGGCTGATGTCGAAGGGGCTCAACTCGGCCCTGGCGGCGACGATCGTGCTGGTCGGCGGGCTGGTCGTGCTGGGCGGGGTGGTGGCGGCGATCTCGTCGTCGATCGCCTCGGGGGTGCCGGAGATCGCGCGGAGTGCGCAGGACGCGGTGCAGCAGGCGCAGAAGTGGGTGGCCGGGCCGCCGTTCAACCTCAAGGACACCGATCTCGACCGGTTGATCGACCAGGGCGTGCAGCAGGTCAAGGCCAGCATCGGGTCGATCGCCAACGGGTTGCTGACCGGGGCCGGTGCGGTCGGGTCAGGGCTGGTCACCGGGCTGGTGGCGTTGCTGCTGGCGTTCTTCTTCGTCAAGGACGGGATGCGGTTCACGCCCTGGTTGCGCGGACTGGTCGGGGAGCGGGCCGGTGCGCACCTCACGACCGTGCTGGAGCGGGTGTGGGCGACGCTCGGGAGCTTCATCCGCAGCCAGGCGGCGGTGAGCCTGATCGACGCGGTGCTCATCGGGGCCGGGTTGCTGATCCTCGGGGTACCGCTGGCGGTGCCGCTGGCCGCGCTCACGTTCCTCGGCGGGTTCATCCCGATCGTGGGTGCGTTCATCGCCGGTGCGCTCGCGGTGCTGGTGGCGCTGGTCAGCAACGGGCTGACGACGGCCATCATCATGCTGGTCATCGTGGTCGTGGTGCAGCAGGTCGAGGGCAACGTGCTCCAGCCGATCCTGCAGTCGCGCGGGCTGCGGTTGCACGCGGCGGTGGTCCTGCTCGTCGTCACGGCCGGTACCAGCATCTACGGGATCGCGGGCGCGTTCTTCAGCGTTCCGGTCGCGGCGGCGGTGGCCGTGGTCATGCGCTACCTGGGCGAGGTGATCGAGGCCCGCTCGGTCGCGCCCGTAATGGACACGTCACAAGTTGACGGGGATGAACCCGGCAAGCCCGAACGTTCTCCTGAGTGA
- a CDS encoding polysaccharide deacetylase family protein, with protein sequence MTWLSRKPAIITAISLVVVLTAAVVLWNVSSSRTFQFFGELVHRVDTGEKVVALTFDDGPDPAGAQQVLDILAEKDVEATFFVMGRDLEKHPELGRRIADAGHELGNHTFSHERMVGVTPGFVAKEVEDTDALIRKTGYRGDIHFRPPNGKKLFVLPYYLKQHNRTTVMWDVEPDSAAAPGKDQLVSETLAQTQPGSIILLHPMYAGRDQTRQALGPIIDGLKERGFRFVTVSALLREAPPAS encoded by the coding sequence ATGACATGGTTGTCCCGCAAGCCGGCGATCATCACCGCGATCAGCCTCGTCGTCGTGCTCACCGCCGCCGTCGTGCTGTGGAACGTCAGCAGCTCACGCACGTTCCAGTTCTTCGGTGAGCTGGTGCACCGGGTGGACACCGGTGAGAAGGTCGTCGCGCTGACGTTCGACGACGGGCCGGACCCGGCCGGTGCGCAGCAGGTGCTCGACATCCTGGCCGAGAAGGACGTCGAGGCGACGTTCTTCGTCATGGGCCGCGACCTGGAGAAGCACCCGGAGCTGGGCCGCCGGATCGCCGACGCCGGGCACGAGCTCGGCAACCACACCTTCTCCCACGAGCGGATGGTCGGCGTGACGCCGGGCTTCGTGGCGAAGGAGGTCGAGGACACCGACGCGCTGATCCGCAAGACCGGCTACCGCGGTGACATCCACTTCCGGCCGCCCAACGGCAAGAAGCTCTTCGTGTTGCCGTACTACCTCAAGCAGCACAACCGGACCACGGTGATGTGGGACGTGGAGCCGGATTCGGCGGCAGCTCCGGGCAAGGACCAGCTCGTCAGCGAGACGCTCGCGCAGACGCAACCCGGCTCGATCATCCTGCTGCACCCCATGTACGCCGGGCGGGACCAGACGCGGCAGGCGCTCGGGCCGATCATCGACGGGCTGAAGGAGCGCGGTTTCCGGTTCGTCACTGTCTCCGCGCTCCTCCGCGAGGCCCCACCGGCGTCCTAG